The Flavobacterium commune genome contains the following window.
GTGGGTAATGGTGGTACGGGTAACTCAAAAGTTACTAAATGGAACCATTATGTAATTGGGGGTCTTGCGCCAGTAGGTGTTTCGGATTCTAAAGCTATGGCGGCAGGAGCAAATGATTATACTGTATTTACTAGACATTCATTTGTGAATATGCTTGTAGGTGGCTTGACATTTGGTATTTATTCGCCA
Protein-coding sequences here:
- a CDS encoding Bor family protein translates to MKKMFTRLAVACGAAIMLTSCYSYTSVVGNGGTGNSKVTKWNHYVIGGLAPVGVSDSKAMAAGANDYTVFTRHSFVNMLVGGLTFGIYSPTTTTVTK